A stretch of DNA from Gottschalkia acidurici 9a:
CATTTGCTTCTGTTTCTATATTTAAATCCTTAAATTCTTTAGGATATAATGTTTTGCCTAACCAAAGTATACTTAATATACTAGATGGTTGTGGCATATCCCATGCTGATATATTAGATGGTATTTGATAAATTTGTTCATTTTTTATAGCATTTAAAGAAACAATTTGTTCATTTGCTTTTATTTCCTCAGGAGTGCCACCCTCAGAATACATTACAGATGCTATTACATCTGGATTCCAATTTAATAGCTGTTCTACTGTAACGTCATTTGAACCACCTTTAAGGTGGGATGCAACGTTTATTCCACCCGCTGCTTCAATAATTTCATGTTGATACATATCTGAAGACACTGTTGATAAAATACCTCTAGAACTAGCCATATAAACCTTTTTCTTTTCTACCGAACTTACTTTTTCTTCAACAAATTTTATTTTATCTTCATAGTATTTTATTAGTTCTTCAGCCCTATCATTCACACCTAGAGCTTTTCCCACAGTTAATATATCATTTTTTAAAAGCTCTATACTTTCAGGATTTATACTTATCACTTTAATGTTTTGATCCTTTAGCTTTTTTACGGTTTCATCATCATCTTTAGTAGGATACATTATTACTAAATCAGGATCTAAAGATAATACTGCCTCTATATTTACTCCATTTTTTTTACTACCAACTTCAACTATTTCAGCTGCAGAATCACCTACTAATTTTTTCATAATCTCATCGCTTGAAGCCTTATCTTGTGCTCCTACAAGTTTATCTACTGCACCTAATGCTAACACTAAATCTGTCGCTGGTTTATAGGTAGTTACTACTTTATTAATCGAGCTATCTACATTAGTACTAGTTTCGGTATCTTTAGTTTCCATATCACCTTCATTTATATCTTTCTTACATCCTGTAAATATTAATGGAATGATTAACATTAACATTATTATTAACTTATATATTCCACTACTTCTTAGTCTATTATTTCTCATTTTTATAACCTCCAGTATTCAACTATTTTATCAACCATGGTATTTCTATTTCTCTCTGTTACTTCAATAATAAATACATCTTCTCTATCTCTTATAGATTGTATAAATTCTGTATTTCTTTTCTTTAGAACTCCGAGAACTTTATTATTACTATCTAAAATCTTATGTATACTTTTCTTAAACTTACCTGCTTTACTTTCAAAAAATCCTATTTCATCTAGTAAAACTAAATCAGATTCTGAATCAATTGACTTTGATAGTATGTCCACTCCTTTTTTTTCAAAAACCTCAGTTATACCAAAACATCTCTCACAGTCTGTGGATTTTACTCCTACTATATTTTCTATATTTGGTATAACACCTTTTTCTAACTGATCTTCCATGTAATATCCTTTCACCTTCTCATCCTCATAAAATGGAAGTGTTTTAAATCCTGATATATAATTACGTTCAAAATACTTATTTATAACTTTATTTATTATTGTAGATTTTCCCACTTTAATATCACCAGTTAGAAGTATATTATTACAATTCAATTCTTTACCTCCTTTACTTGTATTTATATATAACCTTAATATAAGTATACATCTCTTTTAGTTTTTATCAATACTTTAACTTTTTCACTTTATATACAAATATATGTTTTTAATTTTCAGATTCTCATTATAAAAAAATAGACTATAAGGTTATGATTTTAACCTTATAGTCTACTTCAAGCATCAATCTTTTCAATTTAATCTTCTTCATCATAGATATCTAAAAACGAATACTTCTCTCCGTCTTTTTCCCATCCTAATATAGAATTCATATTTACATTTTCGGCTGCCTTAAATATAGATATATCCACGTTATTAAAGTTCTCTTTCAAGTTTTCTATTAATGCCTTTATCTCGTGACGTTTTCCACCTATCTTTTTAGCTGCTACCATACAAGCACAGTTAAGTGGCCATATACCACTAGTTTGTGTAAATCTGATTATATCTTTTTCATGTATATAATACATAGGTCTTATAAGTTCCATATTTTCAAAGTTATCAGCTTTTAATTTTGGAAGCATAGTTTTAAAGTTTCCTGAATATAATACATTCAACATAGTAGTTTCTATAACATCATTAAAGTGATGTCCTAGAGCTAGCTTATTGCACCCTAGTTCACTAGCTTTAGCATAAAGTGAACCCCTACGCATTCTTGCACACATATAACATGGATAATCTTTAGCTATTCTATCTACTACCTCAAATATGCCTGATTCAAATGTATGGATTGGTATATTCAAATGTTCGCAGTTATCTATCAATAGTTTCTTGATATCTTCATGGTATCCAGGATCCATAGCTAAAAATTCTAGTTCAAATTTTATTACACCCTGACGTTTTAATTCTTGAAACAACTTTGCCATGAGTAAACTATCTTTACCGCCAGAAATTCCAACAGCTACTTTGTCCCCATCTTCTACTAGTTTATAGTTATTTATAGCCTTTACAAACTTTGACCATAATGGTTTTCTGTAAGTTTTTATTATTCTACGTTCTATCTGTTCTAATTGCATTCTTTCATTAAGTGGAATTAGTATTTCACAACCACTACCTGCTATACTATTTTCTTCATTTTTATTTTCTTCAGTCATTTTATCACCCTCTTTTTCCAAAATAATTATAACAGTTTTATGATTTTTTGTCTTTGATTTAGTTTATTTTATGTTTAGTATTTTGATTTTACACTTTTAATGGATAAAAAAATGACTGACAAGATTTAACTTGCCAGCCAAAACGATGATAAGAAAAAAGTTATAATGTCATACTCTTATCTTATTAAAATTTTATATTTATTTTGTTATGACTTGGTTGTATTTTTGTTAATATTAAAGTATTCTTCTATAGAGTCTATAGCAACTTTAATCATCATGTCTATTTCATCTTCGTTTATTATATATGGTGGCATAAAGTATATAACATTTCCTAATGGCCTTATTATTACACCTTTTCTTAAAGCTATTTTATATATCTCATATCCTGCTCTCTTTTTTAAATCAAGTGAAGACTTTGTTTTTTTATCTTCTACAAGTTCTATAGCACCTACCATACCTAACTGTCTATATTCTCCAATGTACGGTATATCTTTTATTATTTCTTTTACTTTCTTATTTATTAGTTGCGACTTTTCTTTATTTTTTTCTAATATGTTTTCTTCTTCAAATATATTTAGTGTTTCTAAAGCTACTGAACATCCTAGTGGGTTTCCCGTGTAACTATGACTATGTAAAAATGCTTTAAAGGTATTATAGTCATCATAAAATGCATTGTATATTTTGTCATTGGTAATAGTTAGTGCCATTGGCATATATCCTGCAGTTAGTCCCTTCGATAAACACATTATATCTGGCGTTATATTCGCA
This window harbors:
- a CDS encoding ABC transporter substrate-binding protein, with the protein product MRNNRLRSSGIYKLIIMLMLIIPLIFTGCKKDINEGDMETKDTETSTNVDSSINKVVTTYKPATDLVLALGAVDKLVGAQDKASSDEIMKKLVGDSAAEIVEVGSKKNGVNIEAVLSLDPDLVIMYPTKDDDETVKKLKDQNIKVISINPESIELLKNDILTVGKALGVNDRAEELIKYYEDKIKFVEEKVSSVEKKKVYMASSRGILSTVSSDMYQHEIIEAAGGINVASHLKGGSNDVTVEQLLNWNPDVIASVMYSEGGTPEEIKANEQIVSLNAIKNEQIYQIPSNISAWDMPQPSSILSILWLGKTLYPKEFKDLNIETEANEFYSKFYGKSFEDLGGKL
- a CDS encoding nucleoside-triphosphatase, with the protein product MNCNNILLTGDIKVGKSTIINKVINKYFERNYISGFKTLPFYEDEKVKGYYMEDQLEKGVIPNIENIVGVKSTDCERCFGITEVFEKKGVDILSKSIDSESDLVLLDEIGFFESKAGKFKKSIHKILDSNNKVLGVLKKRNTEFIQSIRDREDVFIIEVTERNRNTMVDKIVEYWRL
- a CDS encoding tRNA 2-thiocytidine(32) synthetase TtcA; the protein is MTEENKNEENSIAGSGCEILIPLNERMQLEQIERRIIKTYRKPLWSKFVKAINNYKLVEDGDKVAVGISGGKDSLLMAKLFQELKRQGVIKFELEFLAMDPGYHEDIKKLLIDNCEHLNIPIHTFESGIFEVVDRIAKDYPCYMCARMRRGSLYAKASELGCNKLALGHHFNDVIETTMLNVLYSGNFKTMLPKLKADNFENMELIRPMYYIHEKDIIRFTQTSGIWPLNCACMVAAKKIGGKRHEIKALIENLKENFNNVDISIFKAAENVNMNSILGWEKDGEKYSFLDIYDEED